A window of Streptomyces gilvosporeus contains these coding sequences:
- a CDS encoding PP2C family protein-serine/threonine phosphatase, protein MSPVILTVVIAGLAYATPPEMAFSRLLPAAPALAAAMWPVLPTVLLGTVCLFLMIGLSIVFHGLGTWWTAGGIVAVTVAAAYGSHVRLQRERTLFQVRLVADAAQQVVLSPMPRRCGNVEIESLYLAAAAEARIGGDFYEVVDTRYGVRLLIGDVRGKGLPAVGAAAAIVNSFREAAYGEADLVSVARRLDASSTRYNAAYPPEGPMERFATALLVEIPHGGRRIDILNCGHPPPLLLNRGELRALKPTSPSPLLNLAELIGDHYTIDTFELAPGDLLLLYTDGVAEARARDGGFFPLADWMRRQPPTPPHELLAALHRDLLHYSRGRLDDDIAALAVRLCESSE, encoded by the coding sequence ATGTCGCCGGTGATCCTTACCGTCGTCATCGCCGGCCTGGCATACGCCACGCCCCCGGAGATGGCCTTCAGCCGCCTCCTGCCCGCGGCACCGGCCCTCGCCGCCGCCATGTGGCCGGTGCTCCCCACCGTGCTGTTGGGGACGGTCTGTCTCTTTCTGATGATCGGCCTCAGCATCGTGTTCCACGGTCTGGGGACGTGGTGGACGGCCGGCGGGATCGTCGCGGTCACCGTGGCGGCCGCGTACGGAAGTCATGTCCGGCTCCAGCGGGAGCGCACCCTCTTTCAGGTGCGGCTCGTCGCCGACGCGGCGCAGCAGGTGGTGCTGAGTCCGATGCCGCGCCGCTGCGGGAACGTCGAGATCGAGTCGCTGTATCTCGCGGCAGCGGCGGAGGCCCGTATCGGCGGGGACTTCTACGAAGTGGTCGACACGCGATACGGGGTCAGGCTGCTCATCGGTGATGTGCGGGGCAAGGGCCTGCCGGCGGTGGGGGCGGCCGCGGCGATCGTCAACTCCTTCCGGGAGGCGGCCTACGGCGAGGCCGACCTGGTCAGCGTCGCGCGCCGGCTGGACGCCAGCAGCACCCGTTACAACGCCGCCTATCCCCCCGAGGGGCCGATGGAGCGCTTCGCCACCGCCCTTCTTGTCGAGATCCCGCACGGGGGCAGGCGTATCGACATCCTCAACTGCGGACACCCCCCGCCACTGCTCCTCAACCGCGGGGAACTCCGTGCCCTCAAGCCCACCAGCCCCTCGCCGCTGCTCAACCTCGCGGAGCTGATCGGCGATCACTACACCATCGACACCTTCGAGCTTGCCCCCGGTGACCTGCTGCTTCTCTATACCGACGGGGTCGCCGAGGCCCGTGCCCGCGACGGCGGGTTCTTCCCGCTGGCGGACTGGATGCGCCGACAGCCCCCGACGCCGCCCCACGAACTGCTCGCGGCTCTCCACCGCGACCTCCTCCACTACAGCAGAGGACGCCTGGACGACGACATCGCCGCCCTCGCGGTGCGCCTGTGCGAATCCTCGGAGTAG